CTGTGCTTTGACACTgaccgtgccccccccctccccctccccctctcacAGGACTACCACTGGCAGTGGCGTTCCTTCCTGACCAGCGGGTTCACCGCCATCTACTTCCTGGTTTATGCCGTCCATTACTTCTTCTCTAAGCTCCAGATCGCCGGCCTGGCCAGCATCATCCTGTACTTCGGATACACCATGATCATGGCGCTCATCTTCTTTCTGTTCACCGGTAGGTGTCctttgaagaggaagaaggggcGGGTTTATCTTTCCCGGGGTTTTCCAAGCTTGTGCCGGTTGGTCGATGACAGcgatctctccccccccctcaggtacCATCGGCTTCTTTGCCTGTTTCTGGTTTGTTACTAAGATCTACAGCGTGGTCAAAGTGGACTGAAGCGTCCCGGGAAGCGGACTTTGCACAGACCTCTGGACCTTTCAGTGAAACTGAGCAGACgatctggacccccccccccccccccccgcttcctgcttcctgccccccccccccagcggaaCAACTTCCTTCGTTTCTGTGGCTAAAACGTTTGCGCCACCGCGAGTCTTCTGGGTTTTACTTTCCTGATGTGGGATCTGCTGAATGACATGGCTTCTCCGGCCGGGACAGAGGACGGCGTCGGGCTCTCGCGTCTCCTTTAAGGTTTGCTTCGTGGTCTGCGTCTGTCATGGGGAGTCCTCCATGCAGCTGTGAGGCCTGCTTTCTAACGGCTGCTGGTACTAATACCTTTTCCTGACCCTTTGgggaatgaaaatgaattgtgGGACAGTTCTTGCTCTGCTGTGTCGGGAATCCTCCGGGGAGGAGGCGGTTAATGAGCAGAAACCCCCCGTCTGATGGAGCAGGAAGTCGGGGTCCCGTCCTACATCGGCGCGTGGCTCACACACGTCTGCAGGGTTAAATTCCAGACAGACGCGGGGGCGGGACTCTGGCTTCACGTAGCGATGTCATCGCCTCCCAGGTTGTCACGACCCTCGACACATTTCTCTTTACCGAGCTCACGTTTTCACACTTATCTTGCTTTATAAACgtacaaaaagaagaagctgtttgCACGTAGAAACTGGCCcgtaaagaggggggggggggcggtgagaCTCGGTGAAACGACGAATCGTATCAGCTGTTTAGTCTCGGCCCTTCGGAGACGTGAGCTCAGTAGTGAGAGATAAAACGGTAAAACCTGAGCAGTTATTGGGTTTGAGGGGACTTGAGACCAAACAGCCGGGGCGACGAGTtgacccccggggggggggtgacctttCTGCGTCTGTAACAAGTCCTTCATGCATCAACGGGAACCGGCCGCCACGCTAGTCTCCTGTTAGTAGTCCTACAGGGTCACGCTAGTTAGCAGGTCAGGCTAACTAACATTCAGGCTTCAGCCCGAATGTTTAATCAATAACTTgccaatgtaaaaaatataacGGAATCAAAACGGGAATGAATGAGATGAACGCGAGCGTTAATATTTGGGAACGTTATTCTAATACGCATTTTAAACTACAGTTTGTCAGGTTTTCGGTGTTTGTAATCTGATCTGGTGATCTGGTCTGGTTATGGAATGTCTTCTGtcagatccttttttttttgtgttttctctgcgCAGCTGCCGAGACTCGAGGTGGATTATTGCAAAATGTAAGACTTAAGTCAGTAAAAATCGTTTTTGACACAAACTATAGTGTGTTTAATTTAAaaggatatttatttatacatttatatatatttaaactcaagggatttaaaataaacaacccGTAATAGTCCTGTACACTCCAGAGTAAACAGACTTTGTGTCGTTGCTGTGACGACGGGACTCCAGCTGACGTTTGGCTTCggcctgtgtcctcctgtgatgatgatgatgatgatgatgatgctccagCTGGTTCTGAGTCTGGCCAGCTGCTCCTGCACCCTGAacatcccagcatgcatcatcGGCCTTGTACCGTGCCAGCCTTCCCTTCACTTCCAGGTCCGTattctgcagcttcttcctgaGGCGGTTGCTCCGGGCAGCTTGCATCTTCCCAACCCCCTGGAAGGTATTGTTGTTGTCCGTCGTCAGAACGTTTTGGGAAGCCATTTGTAGCTTCGGGTTGTAGAAAAGCGCTACAAAGTAGTTTTCAAAGCATTTTGCTGAAACATTTATGGGGAAAACCCGGATATATTCTAACGATGCGTGAAAAGTTGCTAAATACTCCATTTTTAAACTATTAGAAATAGAATCcttatttgtttttgaaattTAAGTGCTATACTTTCAACTCCAGTAGAATCAACTCGATTCATTGCAGAACTCAGGAGAATATTTCACCAGCTTCCCACGCTGGATACTAATAATCCATCGCcacagcgcctcctgctggcagCGGTGTGTAACTGTCATTAAATGTCCATGACATCTCCTCGGACAGCACTACCGTCAGCGGATGATCTCTAGCGCCACACAGTGGGCACAGGAAGTGATCACGTTCAGTAATGAGCCACGGAGGAGTGAATGAGAAACGGGTTTAATGTGATTCTCATAATTACGGGCGCTTCGAGGCGCGGCGGCGTTTCAGCGTTCCGCTTCCACGCAGCTGGAATCAAACATCAGCTCCAGCTCAGAAATGAAATATCCGACACTTCCTACATGATTTGCTCCAGAACCTTTCGCAGGAAAGCAGCACACGATTGATCGGAACAGTTTGTGCGTGAAATTAAGGATCGATCTAGAAAACgggaaggagaaaaaagaaagagggtCGTCATTCAAGACGCCAACGGCGCTGATACAACGCAGCTCTGCTAAACGGGAGGGGGTGGGGCCACCCTGGAGACAGCCCACTGGAGAGACAAATCAAGGGTCTGGCGCCGCCCCCGTCTGTTCGCCTTCCTCCGGAGGCCGAGGGGAGTGTCGATGTCGCACGTCGTCGAAGGGTCAAAGGTGACGTCTCATTCCAGCTCCACCAGCAGGTCTCCCTCTCCCACCGTCTCCCCCGGCTTACAGTGGACGCTTttaacctgggggggggggggggcagatgaggGTAGAAGCATGCCGACCGGCCGCTCGGAGCCGCTCGGGCCGGCGTCTCAGACCGTTACCTTGGCTTGCTTGGCTGCCGTCAGACTGTTCTGCATCTTCATGGCTTCGATCACGCAGATCTCCTGCCCTTCCGCGACCTTCACACAAGCAACCACAGACCGTTTCTGACTCTCCGTCCTCCCGAGGGTGCGACGTCGTCCCTATTGCGGGGGGGTTAAAGGTTACCGTGTCTCCTGGCTTGACGGACACGGCCACCACCGAGCCCGGCATCGGCGACCGCAGCATGCTGCTGGTGTCTTCGGCCGCTTTCTCCGGCATGAAGGCGTTCAGCGCCGCGGCCAGCTGGGACAGAACCCGCACCTCGAACTGCAGAGAGGAAGCGAGGAGGAAACGGTTCTCAGAGCTCCAGGCGGCTTTCAGACTCCCGCAGCTCCAGACGTGGATCAGAACCAGGCTGCGTGTGAAACCGCCGTCTCAAACATGCGGGCCAGAGAGGCGTCCCGTGTGATCACGTGATCCAACTCACCGGCGTTCCCAGATACTGGAGGACAATCCTTCCTGAAGCGTCTCTGGACAGACACTAAAACGTAAAAAAACGACAGCGTGAGAAGACATGTCcaacgatgccccccccccccccctcccgtttgCGCGTCACCTGCAGCGTCCTCTCTCTGCCGTCGACGGTGATCGGCAACAAGGGGAAGGCCAAGTTCCACGCTCCGCTGACTTCCACTTCCCCTCCGTCCACCTCCACCTGCGGAGACGAACGCGCCGGCGTCAGACGCTCGAGCGCGGCCGGCGCTGACGGACGCAGGATGAATACGCACGGCGTAAGCGTTCCCCGACTTCGTCACCCCCAGAGCGTGAGTCTCCCCCGCCAGCTCGGCGCACAGTTCCCAGCGGTCGGATGCCGCGGGCGAGGAGGAAACCCTGCAGCGCACACAGATCGTTTAAACGCAGTTAAATGAAGAGGGATGAagccggacccccccccccccccccccctcatcctcaCCTCTCGTGGCCCAGGACCTTCTGAGCGCGGAGCTGGGCGGTGATGTAGAGCCCCGCCGCGGCGGCCAGCAGCTCCCGGCGCTCGGCGGCGTCCAGCTGGTGACCCTTGAACCCGTCGGGGTACACCTCCGGCAGGAAGTTGGTGCTGATGTCGCCAGAGATGAAGCGAGGGTGCGTGACGATTTCACGCAGGAGTGGAATGTTGTGGGTCACGCCTGGGCGAGGACGACACGCGTTTACCGAAACGGACGCCGCCGGGGCGGACGCTGAAAGGCGTTCGCCGTTACCTCTGATGACGTAGCCGTCCAGAGCGTCCTCCATCCGGGCCAGGGCCTCGGCCCGCGTCGCGCCGTAGGTCACCAGCTACAAACCAACGGCGGGAGGCGTTACTGTCGGCGGGAAACGGGTACGAAGCGCAGCCGGCGCCCAAACCGTCACTGACCTTGGAGATCATGGGGTCGTAGTAGATGCTGATGTCACTCCCCTCCTCGATGCCGCTGTCGACGCGGACCTGACGGAGCGAGCACCGAGACAGCGGTCACGGGAGAAACCGCGGCGAGGCGCGAGAAACGTCGGCGAACGCTTACGTTGCTGAGATCCGTCGGTTCTCGGTACTGAGAGAGTCGCCCGATGGAGGGAAGGCCGAAAGACTTGTACGGATCCTGAGGGAGCAAAACAACGGACGTCAGCGACTGCGTgctatacattatatatatatatatgtgtgtgtatatatatatatacatatacatatatatgtatatacttAAAAACACACCTCGGCGTAGACCCGACTCTCTATGGCCCAACCATTTATAGGAATATCTtcttgtttgtgctgcagccgGTAACCCTTGGCAACCCGGATCATCTGCTCCACCAGGTCCAGACCGGTGATGCACTCTGTAATCGGATGTTCCacctgaggtcaaaggtcacacagaGAAGACACAGGATTCTGTGGGCAGAGCCGCCGTGATGAAACTCGAGTAAGGAACGCTGAACAGAGGAGACGAAACCTAACCGACaggtaaccatggaaacagaagaaCACAAAAGGTCCTTCGGAGACAACAGAGCTCGTTCCTGCGCGCGCTCTGGAGGCGGGACGATCGAGGCCGACTGACCTGCAGTCGCGTGTTCATCTCCAGGAAGAAGAAGTTCTTCCTGGAGTCCACCAGGAACTCCACGGTGCCGGCAGACGAGTAGTTCACGGCCCGGGCCAGCTGCACCGCCTGCTGCCCCATGGCCCGCCGGGTCGCCGGGTCCAGGAACGTACTGGAGAGGACAAGATGGCGTCAGTCATCCATCTGGACTCGTCGGAATGTTTTTACAGACATTTCAAACGGGAAAACGTTAAATATTAGGATCACGGTTCCAGTTCATTGCAGAACTCCcgatcctcccccccccccccccccgctgaaagCGTCTCGAGGCCATTCCAAACCCGCGACTGACCTCGGCGCCTCCTCCACGACCTTCTGGTTCCTCCTCTGAATGGAGCACTCCCTCTCGTTCAGCCACAGCGCGTTGCCGTGGTTATCGGCCAACACCTACGGGAAGCACATCGAGTTTccatcggcggcggcggcgtcgccCAGGAGGCGCCTCGCTGCGTTTTACCTGGATCTCGATGTGCCGGGGGTTGTCGATGTACTTCTCAATGAGGAGCCGGTCGTCCCCGAAGCTGGACGCCGCCTCCTGGGACGAGAAGCGGAACCCCTCCCTGTGACGGCGGACAGAGAACTCGCACACGTTGGCTCCGGGTCCGCAGACGGGCGCCGCGTCCGGCGGCGTATCGCTACCGTGCGTTAACGGAGGGACAAACGGGAGTACCTCGTCTCCTCATCGTTCCAGGCGATCCTCATTCctttacctcctcctcctgcggaTGCTTTGATCATAACCGGGTAGCCTAGCAACAAGAACAAGGAGCTTCACTTTACCTAAAGGTGCTTTAATCGTTTTCTGTCGAGTCCCTGGCGACTAAGAAGCGTAATTTTAAGCTACGAATGACAGAAATGATGACTCACCGATTTCTTTCGCGATCTTCACTGCGTCCTCCGCCGTCTGCCGCAGAAGATCGTCACGGTTACCGATCCCCGGTCGCTTGCGGACGTGAACGCCGTACGCGCAGAGCGCTTCGTGCGATCGGCCCTTACCTCGACAACGCCGTCAAAGCCTGGGATGGTGTTGACCTTAGCGGCCTTGGCGATGAGCTTGCTCTCGATTTTATCCCCCATCGCCTGGATAGCGTGGCTGTCGGGGCCGATGAACGCCACGCCCTCCGCGGCCTGGACGAGGAGACGAGCGGGACCTGGGATTATTCAACCTGCTGCAGCAGTAGGATCGGCAACGGGTCGGGATCGTGCGTCGGACTCACCAGGCGCCTCGCAAACTCCTTATTCTCAGAGAGGAACCCGTAACCAGGATGAAcctgagcagagacagaaacgagaTCCGTCAGAGAGCGACTCCCACAGGCGGCGAGAGGAACCGGGCCGACATCAAAGCCGCTTGATGAAGGAACGCCGGTTCAGACGGAGAGATGAACGAGTCCGGCCGCTCCGACCGGCGCATGGAACGCCCACCGCCAGCGGAGGCAGGAAATGCTTACAGCTTGCGCTCCAGTCGCTCTGATGGCTTCCATGATGGCGTCCATGTTCAGGTAGCTCCTgttggtgggggcggggccgacGCACACCGCCTCATCGGCCATCTTCACGTGAACCTGGGCGCACACGGCGACAACAGGCGAGGGCTCAGAGACGGGCGACGTGACAAAGGTCGAAGTTCTTGTTCCGTGGCAACATTAAACCGGTTCTACGTCGCCACGTGCCGACTTTCACCGAAATCCAACCTGAACCATTTAAACAGAGACAaccagagacagacggagacagacggagacagacggagacagacggagacagacggagagacagacggagacagacggagacagacggagacagacggagacagacggagacagacggagacgctGACTCACGGCGCCCGCGTCCACGTCGCTGTGAACAGCGACAGACTGGATTCCATCTTCTTGCACGTCTTAATTACCTGATGGGAAACGAAGAGGAGGCGTGTCCTCAGATTTAAACGtggctgaatgtgtgtgtgcgtgtgtgcgtgtgtgcgtgtgtgtcagctgGACTCACTCTGCAGGCAATCTCTCCTCTGTTGGCGATGAGGATCTTATCAAAggtctgcgggggggggggggcagatttcaTCGGTTTGTCATTGACACAAAGACTTTTTGTGCTCCAGCTAGTCGGCAGTGAGTtcaacaccccccacccccccccgggtccAACAAGGCAGGAGACGAGCTTTACCTTTCCGTCTGGGCCGCAGGCGCTGGAATACCGAGCGGCGAGGCATCTGGGCCGGAGTGAGGCATGCTGGGAAGCAAAGGTACCGTCAGGTCCAGAAATACTGGGACATTTTATTGGCTCTATTCACCACCATCAATTTCCTGCTgggtctccatggcaacggtcTTCATGTTCTTACGTTTGGTCTTCAGCAAGTGGTTCAATAACCCCCTGCCTGACAAGCAGTTTAAAGTTGCTGTTGTTTATTAAGcgacattattatttttttgaaccAACAAACAATTGATTTAGTAGtcagattaaaataaatgtcacttgATGCGTCTGGAGAAGGAAAAGCCGTAAATCAGTCGTccgtatgtttgtttgtttgtttgtttgtttgtttctccgCACCGAGGACCGTTAGCTCCTCGTTAGCACGTCACGAACCGGCTCAAACACGTGACTGGCTGTCACGTGACTGCCGCCGGTGAACGGTTTGAACTAATTTAACGGAATGTTCCCGCACAGTGACCCCGCAGAAAGCTCACCTTCCCCGCAAACAGCAGTCTGTTAAATGATGGAGAAAGACTGCGCGCCGCCATGTTGCCAAAAAGGTTAACTGGTGACGTCATGGCTTTGCAGAGAGCAGattggtggagagagagaggcgtcagcttcatccatttttttccctcacaaactttatttataacagGACGGACAAAGTTGATGAAAAAGGTCGAAGAAGCGTAAAAAACTACATCTTATGAGTTTTCTTGTAATTTACGCtaaaaacacaactttattCTTGTAATTTATGACTTTATTCTTGTATTTTAATGCCCGTCATCAGCGTTTTTTTGAGGGGCTTGAGAAGATAAGATGAGCCTTCTTTGTGGTTGGGAGAAGATCACTGTGATTAATCAATTAAATACTTCTCAGCGATTGTTTTGTCCGCTTAAAGGCCCAGAGGGCGGGATCTAAGGCTTGGTGGGCGGCGTGGAAGCCGGGCTTTCCCACTGAGCGAACGTTCAGCTCCTTTTATCAGACATTAGGAGGGACATTTTGGGACAAACAGACGAAACCAATAACGCCTCTGCAGTCCAGCCCGTTTTTATTGACGTCT
Above is a window of Brachionichthys hirsutus isolate HB-005 chromosome 7, CSIRO-AGI_Bhir_v1, whole genome shotgun sequence DNA encoding:
- the pcca gene encoding LOW QUALITY PROTEIN: propionyl-CoA carboxylase alpha chain, mitochondrial (The sequence of the model RefSeq protein was modified relative to this genomic sequence to represent the inferred CDS: inserted 1 base in 1 codon) produces the protein MAARSLSPSFNRLLFAGKHASLRPRCLAARYSSACGPDGKTFDKILIANRGEIACRVIKTCKKXGIQSVAVHSDVDAGAVHVKMADEAVCVGPAPTNRSYLNMDAIMEAIRATGAQAVHPGYGFLSENKEFARRLAAEGVAFIGPDSHAIQAMGDKIESKLIAKAAKVNTIPGFDGVVETAEDAVKIAKEIGYPVMIKASAGGGGKGMRIAWNDEETREGFRFSSQEAASSFGDDRLLIEKYIDNPRHIEIQVLADNHGNALWLNERECSIQRRNQKVVEEAPSTFLDPATRRAMGQQAVQLARAVNYSSAGTVEFLVDSRKNFFFLEMNTRLQVEHPITECITGLDLVEQMIRVAKGYRLQHKQEDIPINGWAIESRVYAEDPYKSFGLPSIGRLSQYREPTDLSNVRVDSGIEEGSDISIYYDPMISKLVTYGATRAEALARMEDALDGYVIRGVTHNIPLLREIVTHPRFISGDISTNFLPEVYPDGFKGHQLDAAERRELLAAAAGLYITAQLRAQKVLGHERVSSSPAASDRWELCAELAGETHALGVTKSGNAYAVEVDGGEVEVSGAWNLAFPLLPITVDGRERTLQCLSRDASGRIVLQYLGTPFEVRVLSQLAAALNAFMPEKAAEDTSSMLRSPMPGSVVAVSVKPGDTVAEGQEICVIEAMKMQNSLTAAKQAKVKSVHCKPGETVGEGDLLVELE